Proteins co-encoded in one Leptospira inadai serovar Lyme str. 10 genomic window:
- a CDS encoding TIGR04388 family protein, with the protein MGEFTPEEIANLHNDPNGNEKIVAAFNEIKQNAIDSGNEGAFGQRLQDAINSLNQQNNTDIPVNDPLNDRSSWPQNADEQAGKNILDLGYALTRKEEEAQNGQPAGAEGEGRNNKSNKKDFINYGEGSYDNNYERYQNNPGSDEAITNAFTETDPTKFNQGANGPLSIRFTDAVVELRAKAEANLTRQDREDIGNLKAQIAENTKLLNSKSLSAGDQLLLTSQIEQAKLKINLIKYNKESVLPAGNVDSKNYQDVINMLGDNKITSNQLGASTAGAICYVAVHTNYMGKDPVEFWAQQAAAGNVGITNQKYRGLYAPALGKGSGWSEDGMINVQNKTNGYYLPSNNPDPKKWTFIEGKGGIIPVSSSDVDTLNNSKANTALAWVDTDNDGVANHYVRIVRGPNGNWYNFDHNRSGDLINRPAYVNFNNVYGLEYNPKSSK; encoded by the coding sequence ATGGGAGAATTTACTCCCGAAGAGATAGCGAATCTACACAATGATCCTAACGGCAACGAGAAGATCGTAGCAGCGTTTAACGAAATCAAACAGAATGCGATTGATTCGGGTAATGAGGGAGCCTTTGGTCAACGTTTGCAGGATGCTATTAACAGTTTAAACCAGCAGAACAACACAGACATTCCGGTTAACGATCCGTTAAACGACCGGTCCTCTTGGCCTCAGAACGCGGATGAGCAGGCAGGTAAGAATATTCTGGATTTAGGTTATGCGCTGACTAGGAAGGAGGAGGAAGCTCAGAATGGACAACCTGCTGGTGCGGAAGGAGAGGGACGAAATAACAAGTCTAACAAAAAGGATTTCATCAACTATGGAGAAGGATCTTATGATAATAATTATGAGAGATATCAAAATAATCCCGGTTCCGATGAGGCTATAACTAACGCCTTTACTGAAACAGATCCAACTAAATTCAACCAGGGCGCAAATGGCCCACTGTCAATAAGATTCACTGATGCCGTTGTGGAATTACGTGCGAAAGCAGAAGCGAATTTAACTAGACAAGATCGTGAAGATATTGGTAATTTGAAGGCGCAAATTGCAGAGAATACTAAACTTTTAAATTCTAAAAGTTTATCAGCAGGTGATCAACTTCTACTGACATCTCAAATTGAACAGGCTAAGTTGAAAATTAATTTGATTAAATACAATAAGGAAAGCGTGCTCCCCGCTGGCAATGTAGACTCAAAGAATTATCAAGATGTAATTAATATGCTTGGAGATAATAAGATTACTTCAAACCAATTGGGAGCGAGTACAGCTGGGGCAATTTGTTACGTCGCGGTTCATACGAACTATATGGGAAAAGATCCAGTCGAATTCTGGGCCCAGCAGGCAGCAGCCGGTAATGTGGGGATAACAAATCAAAAATATCGAGGACTGTACGCGCCTGCACTTGGTAAAGGAAGCGGTTGGAGTGAGGATGGAATGATAAATGTACAGAACAAAACCAATGGATATTATTTGCCGAGCAATAACCCTGATCCGAAGAAGTGGACGTTTATCGAAGGTAAAGGGGGAATTATTCCAGTTTCTAGTTCTGATGTCGATACATTAAATAATAGCAAGGCGAACACTGCATTGGCCTGGGTCGATACCGATAATGACGGAGTCGCCAATCACTATGTAAGAATTGTCAGAGGACCGAATGGTAACTGGTATAACTTTGATCATAATAGATCAGGTGATTTGATCAATCGCCCTGCTTATGTAAATTTCAACAATGTATATGGGCTTGAATATAATCCAAAGAGCAGCAAATAG
- the tnpA gene encoding IS66 family insertion sequence element accessory protein TnpA, with amino-acid sequence MSKARKSREEYIAEYQESGLSQKAYCEESGISVSTLGYWLRHSKEKVKTAGSEKRLVPINLGSLEASKGVEIKISRSGEINITIQGK; translated from the coding sequence ATGAGCAAAGCAAGAAAGAGTCGGGAAGAATATATAGCAGAATATCAAGAAAGCGGCTTGAGCCAGAAGGCTTACTGCGAAGAGTCGGGAATCAGCGTAAGCACGTTAGGTTATTGGCTTCGTCATAGCAAAGAGAAAGTGAAAACGGCAGGCTCTGAGAAAAGGCTCGTGCCAATAAACTTAGGAAGTTTAGAGGCGAGTAAAGGTGTGGAAATAAAAATAAGCCGGAGTGGAGAAATAAACATAACGATACAAGGGAAATAG
- the tnpB gene encoding IS66 family insertion sequence element accessory protein TnpB (TnpB, as the term is used for proteins encoded by IS66 family insertion elements, is considered an accessory protein, since TnpC, encoded by a neighboring gene, is a DDE family transposase.) — translation MIFRDPKSLRVYVRPGRTDMRKSWNGLSTIVKKEMSKDVYSEYLFLFCGKSRDRLKCLYWDGNGFCIWQKRLEKGKFPWPESEESALDLSWREVSWLLKGIDFRKEHRLMDVSGLR, via the coding sequence ATGATATTTCGAGATCCGAAGAGTCTGCGAGTATATGTCCGACCGGGAAGGACAGATATGAGGAAATCGTGGAACGGTTTGAGTACTATAGTGAAAAAAGAAATGTCGAAGGATGTGTATTCGGAATATCTGTTTTTGTTCTGTGGCAAGAGCCGAGATCGATTGAAATGTCTGTATTGGGACGGAAACGGCTTTTGCATATGGCAGAAGCGGCTCGAAAAGGGAAAGTTTCCGTGGCCTGAATCGGAGGAATCGGCGTTGGACTTAAGTTGGCGTGAAGTATCCTGGCTACTGAAGGGTATAGATTTTAGAAAAGAGCATCGATTAATGGATGTATCCGGCCTTCGATAA